One Streptomyces mobaraensis NBRC 13819 = DSM 40847 DNA segment encodes these proteins:
- a CDS encoding PucR family transcriptional regulator codes for MNRPAPSEEIVPVAQTLLERVSALGGLLARRVRAEVEPYGDERLLPDAPLHRSCVENLRLPLLCLAGRAGPADLSSARETGRERALQDVPLAGTLHAFRIGFELLWAELAAEARRAHDITSDTLLTLSSEVWRLAGAYSDAMAAAYRETAAELAAQREHERSALVEALLTGAITDRSTMWEAARALGLPGSGPFIVVAADVPAPGRSALPRIEATLRAGRVPSAWRLLPGQQIGVMSVLLPDVRSAALAILARSEARVGVSPPYDSLRDTPQALRYARLALAALPRAGAGVVHFDDDPLAMLVAAAPAEAGHIARTVFDEVLALPADERERLLGTLERWFAAGGSAAETGRRLYCHPNTVRYRLRRLEELTGRSLQDPRAVADLGAALRALRVLPEEALGGGGS; via the coding sequence ATGAACCGGCCGGCGCCGAGCGAGGAGATCGTCCCGGTGGCGCAAACCCTGCTGGAGCGGGTCTCCGCCCTGGGCGGGCTGCTGGCGCGCCGGGTGCGGGCCGAGGTCGAGCCGTACGGGGACGAACGCCTGCTTCCCGACGCGCCGTTGCACCGGTCGTGCGTGGAGAACCTCCGGCTTCCGCTGCTGTGCCTGGCGGGCCGGGCCGGGCCCGCGGACCTGTCGTCGGCGCGGGAGACCGGACGGGAACGGGCCCTCCAGGACGTGCCGCTGGCCGGTACGCTGCACGCCTTCCGGATCGGCTTCGAGCTGCTGTGGGCGGAGCTGGCCGCCGAGGCCCGCCGGGCGCACGACATCACCAGTGACACGCTGCTGACCCTGTCGTCGGAGGTCTGGCGGCTGGCCGGCGCGTACTCCGACGCGATGGCCGCGGCGTACCGGGAGACGGCCGCGGAGCTCGCGGCCCAGCGGGAGCACGAGCGGTCGGCCCTGGTGGAGGCACTGCTGACGGGCGCGATCACCGACCGGAGCACGATGTGGGAGGCGGCCCGCGCGCTGGGGCTGCCGGGCAGCGGGCCGTTCATCGTCGTGGCCGCCGACGTCCCCGCGCCGGGCCGTTCGGCGCTGCCCCGGATCGAGGCGACGCTGCGGGCCGGCCGGGTGCCGTCCGCCTGGCGGCTGCTGCCGGGGCAGCAGATCGGGGTGATGTCGGTGCTGCTGCCGGACGTCCGGTCCGCGGCGCTGGCGATCCTGGCGCGGAGCGAGGCGCGCGTGGGCGTCAGCCCGCCGTACGACTCGCTGCGGGACACCCCGCAGGCCCTGCGGTACGCGCGGCTGGCGCTGGCCGCGCTGCCCAGGGCCGGGGCCGGGGTCGTCCACTTCGACGACGATCCGCTCGCGATGCTGGTCGCGGCGGCGCCGGCGGAGGCCGGGCACATCGCGAGGACCGTGTTCGACGAGGTGCTGGCCCTGCCGGCGGACGAGCGCGAGCGGCTCCTCGGCACGCTGGAACGGTGGTTCGCGGCGGGCGGGTCGGCGGCGGAGACCGGGCGCCGGCTGTACTGCCACCCGAACACGGTGCGCTACCGGCTGCGCAGGCTGGAGGAGCTGACCGGCCGGTCGCTGCAGGATCCGCGCGCGGTCGCCGACTTGGGCGCCGCGCTGCGGGCCCTGCGGGTGCTGCCGGAGGAGGCGCTGGGGGGCGGGGGGAGCTGA